One segment of Bacteroides caecimuris DNA contains the following:
- a CDS encoding glutaminase domain-containing protein has product MEIRTYIRFVVAWRMIIILGIISLVYACSCPDEKISHLSVIAPSRHTLLAVTPSLSLQLTGDTLNKSYPQLRTGEAFPITGILRVDGILYRFMGGDSLRISPLAPLSEDTVGWTGKYSFLFPGKGWEQRRYDDSWWSEGKGAFGPVKGYYPAHTLWGAENIYVRRHVKVDNKDALRNHKIYVRYVCDDWLKLFCNGKYLLESRYTYKTKCQRLTDEAISQIIDGDNNILAAYCRNTGGPALLDFGLYIENKTYAEAKPATLKKMDVQATQTQFIFQCGEVDLQVDFVSPSLSEKWDLTGWPVGFLTYQVRTESGKEHAVEVLFDVDMEWMFGKRKIDSWVDKDWRFVKSDSLYLAMAADETTFSCMDGHAILSQKLYVGNERDKDSSGVLLVGYEEGQVLQYDGEALSPLWNSDGTREVKELMKSVGNRYKELKAECDILDNRWNTKAFQAGDKTLAEQMLPAYRNFISSHRFISSSDNKLFCLGDTLGNVREAYKSFPALLFFHRTDWMRGLLDPIFEYCEDIHWSKKYPPYDIGLYPVASKQVRLENCAVEAAANMLMMTTAIVEAEQDFDYAGMHWEQLEVWADYLQQKMKKETYPIIGLLDENDERVKCVLGLAAYYKLIQLKGNL; this is encoded by the coding sequence ATGGAAATAAGAACGTATATCAGGTTTGTCGTGGCATGGAGAATGATTATCATCTTAGGTATCATTTCTTTGGTATATGCTTGCTCTTGTCCGGATGAGAAGATTTCGCATCTGTCTGTTATTGCTCCTTCCAGACATACACTGTTGGCTGTTACCCCTAGTTTAAGTCTCCAATTAACGGGGGATACATTAAATAAAAGTTATCCGCAGTTGAGAACCGGAGAGGCATTTCCGATAACTGGTATTTTACGTGTAGACGGTATACTTTATCGTTTCATGGGAGGTGATTCTTTACGTATATCTCCTTTAGCACCTCTCTCGGAGGATACTGTCGGGTGGACGGGAAAATATTCTTTCTTGTTTCCGGGAAAAGGATGGGAGCAGAGGAGGTATGACGATTCTTGGTGGAGTGAAGGGAAAGGAGCGTTTGGTCCGGTAAAAGGGTATTATCCGGCGCATACCTTGTGGGGAGCGGAAAATATTTATGTCCGCAGGCATGTCAAGGTGGATAATAAAGACGCTTTGAGGAATCATAAAATTTATGTCCGTTATGTATGCGATGATTGGCTAAAGCTTTTTTGTAATGGAAAATATTTGTTAGAGAGTAGATATACATATAAAACGAAATGCCAGCGTTTGACTGATGAAGCGATTAGTCAAATTATTGATGGAGATAATAATATCTTGGCTGCATATTGTCGGAATACGGGAGGTCCTGCTTTGTTGGATTTCGGCTTATATATAGAAAATAAAACGTATGCTGAAGCGAAACCTGCAACTCTGAAAAAGATGGATGTGCAAGCTACGCAGACTCAATTTATTTTCCAATGTGGAGAGGTGGATCTTCAGGTTGACTTTGTCTCACCTTCCTTGTCGGAAAAGTGGGATCTGACAGGCTGGCCTGTCGGTTTTCTTACCTATCAGGTTCGTACGGAAAGCGGAAAGGAACATGCGGTGGAGGTTTTGTTCGACGTGGATATGGAATGGATGTTTGGCAAGAGGAAAATTGATAGTTGGGTCGATAAGGATTGGCGTTTTGTGAAGTCCGACAGCTTGTATTTGGCTATGGCAGCGGATGAAACAACCTTTTCATGTATGGATGGTCATGCCATCTTGTCTCAAAAGCTGTACGTGGGAAATGAAAGGGATAAGGATAGTAGTGGGGTATTACTTGTCGGATATGAAGAAGGACAGGTGCTACAATATGATGGCGAGGCTCTGTCTCCTCTTTGGAATAGTGATGGGACAAGGGAGGTAAAAGAATTAATGAAATCCGTAGGAAATAGATATAAGGAACTTAAGGCGGAATGTGATATTTTGGATAACCGATGGAATACCAAAGCGTTTCAGGCGGGGGATAAGACATTGGCGGAACAAATGCTTCCTGCTTATCGTAATTTTATATCTTCTCACAGATTTATATCATCTTCGGATAATAAGCTTTTTTGTTTGGGCGATACATTGGGTAATGTCAGAGAAGCTTATAAGAGTTTTCCGGCATTGTTATTCTTTCATCGTACCGACTGGATGAGAGGTTTGTTGGATCCCATATTCGAGTACTGTGAAGATATTCATTGGAGCAAGAAATACCCGCCGTATGATATCGGCTTGTATCCTGTTGCCAGTAAACAGGTGAGATTAGAAAACTGTGCCGTAGAAGCGGCTGCCAATATGCTGATGATGACAACTGCTATTGTAGAAGCGGAACAGGACTTTGATTATGCTGGTATGCATTGGGAGCAATTGGAGGTGTGGGCGGATTATCTGCAACAGAAGATGAAGAAAGAGACATATCCTATCATCGGGTTGTTGGATGAAAATGACGAACGTGTGAAATGTGTGTTGGGGTTGGCAGCTTATTATAAATTGATTCAATTAAAGGGAAACTTATGA
- a CDS encoding transglutaminase domain-containing protein, with translation MIKHLRYIQLIVLVLLVWLGWQMIDRIAFREETITPLEVALQSADNNRKELEKVLCHYQKNPADSLKYKAACFLIENMPFYTYSYGEQLENYKSYYAWLKVRKGKTAQQVADSVKKVFGPMKEPQKKRDIMEIDSAYLCHNIDWAFKVWQEQPWGKNISFEIFCEYLLPYRIGDEPLAYWRETYYKKYNSLLDSLRMSDTLDKEDPLVAARYLMARLPDKKTFFTSIAPFSFGHIGPEFVQYQSGSCRELTDFAVYLFRALGIPSAIDYLPVRGDGNAGHFWVMLWDKNGEGYISDFMKNLIRVRKCSLYQKEGAAKIYRNTFSANRDLHKQMAQYGEEVYSFWRIPKFEDVTSDYAYSYQKELVIPLEKQYKDERSGRIAYLCASNRDRWIPIDWTVYDASRLAFRYVRNGSVMRVATYEDGTLCFLTDPFYLDKETNFPHYYSIGKKTQDMVLYAKFNLKEENSFRNRMIGGIFTGSNRSDFSDEDTLFIIQGIPNRLNTTVKSWSDKGYRYLRYFGPPKGACNVAEVAFYEKDDTVALSGKIIGTPGCYQHDGTHEYTNVFDGKTWTSFDYSKPTGGWAGLDLGREVKVDRIVYTPRNRDNYVRPGDVYELFYCDKDWKSAGKIKATADSLVFRDIPENALLFLRNHTRGKDERIFIYENGSQLWK, from the coding sequence ATGATAAAGCACTTACGATATATCCAACTTATAGTTCTGGTGCTACTTGTCTGGCTAGGATGGCAAATGATAGACAGGATAGCATTTAGGGAGGAAACGATAACTCCTCTCGAAGTTGCTTTGCAATCTGCTGACAACAACCGAAAAGAGTTGGAAAAGGTGCTTTGTCATTATCAAAAGAATCCTGCTGATAGTTTGAAATATAAAGCTGCTTGCTTTCTGATAGAAAATATGCCTTTTTATACCTATTCCTATGGAGAACAATTAGAGAATTATAAGTCTTATTATGCTTGGCTAAAAGTACGTAAGGGTAAAACAGCGCAACAAGTTGCCGATTCAGTCAAAAAAGTTTTTGGTCCAATGAAAGAACCTCAGAAAAAACGCGATATCATGGAAATAGATTCTGCTTATCTATGCCATAACATTGATTGGGCATTCAAAGTCTGGCAGGAACAACCTTGGGGAAAGAATATCTCATTTGAAATATTTTGCGAATACTTGTTGCCTTATCGAATCGGTGATGAACCGTTAGCTTATTGGCGTGAGACATATTATAAGAAATACAATTCATTGCTGGATTCATTGCGGATGTCTGACACCTTGGATAAAGAAGATCCATTAGTGGCAGCCAGGTATTTAATGGCGAGATTGCCGGATAAAAAGACATTCTTTACTTCTATAGCTCCCTTTTCTTTCGGACACATAGGACCTGAATTTGTGCAATATCAGTCTGGCAGTTGCAGAGAGTTGACGGATTTCGCAGTCTATTTATTCCGTGCTTTAGGTATTCCTAGCGCGATAGATTACTTGCCTGTACGTGGTGATGGCAATGCCGGTCACTTTTGGGTAATGCTTTGGGATAAAAATGGGGAAGGATATATCTCTGACTTCATGAAGAATTTAATACGTGTTCGCAAATGTTCCCTGTATCAAAAGGAGGGAGCCGCCAAGATATACAGAAATACTTTTAGTGCGAATAGGGACTTACACAAGCAAATGGCACAGTATGGAGAAGAAGTGTATTCATTTTGGCGTATTCCCAAGTTTGAAGATGTTACTTCTGATTATGCGTATTCATACCAAAAAGAACTGGTTATCCCTTTAGAAAAGCAATATAAGGATGAAAGGAGTGGGAGAATTGCTTATTTATGTGCTAGTAATAGGGATCGTTGGATTCCGATTGATTGGACAGTCTATGATGCCAGTCGTCTGGCTTTCCGATATGTTCGTAATGGTTCAGTTATGAGAGTTGCTACTTATGAGGATGGAACACTATGTTTTTTGACTGATCCTTTTTATCTGGATAAAGAAACTAATTTCCCTCACTATTATTCTATTGGGAAAAAGACGCAAGATATGGTTTTGTATGCTAAGTTTAATCTTAAAGAAGAAAATAGTTTTAGAAACAGAATGATAGGGGGGATTTTTACTGGAAGTAATCGTTCTGATTTCTCGGATGAAGATACACTGTTTATTATACAGGGCATACCTAATCGTTTGAATACAACTGTAAAAAGTTGGTCTGATAAAGGGTATCGTTATCTACGATATTTTGGTCCTCCCAAAGGCGCATGTAATGTTGCAGAAGTCGCTTTTTATGAGAAGGATGATACCGTGGCTTTATCAGGGAAAATCATAGGTACTCCCGGATGTTACCAACATGACGGAACGCATGAATATACCAATGTGTTTGACGGGAAAACATGGACTTCTTTTGATTATTCCAAACCCACTGGTGGATGGGCGGGATTGGATTTAGGAAGAGAAGTAAAAGTAGACCGTATAGTCTATACTCCACGCAACAGGGACAATTATGTTCGGCCTGGTGATGTATATGAGCTGTTTTATTGTGACAAAGATTGGAAGTCTGCCGGAAAAATCAAGGCGACTGCCGACTCATTAGTATTTCGGGATATTCCGGAAAATGCATTGTTATTTTTACGGAACCATACTCGTGGAAAGGACGAGAGAATTTTTATTTATGAAAACGGGAGTCAACTATGGAAATAA